TTGTTTGGTTCAGCAGGTACTGCAGTAGGGTTTAAGGGCCTGGAAGCATGGGGACCCTGGTCACTGGGAGGCGGGGTCGGCGGGAAGGTTGGAGGGTGGAGGTGGCTCCCCGAAGTGCAGGAGAGGAAGATCCCCCATCACCCCCTCCCTTCCTGTTCTCGGGAAAAGGGAACAGAGTGTGTGGCTGACCAGAACCATCATTCCTAGAACCGACGGCCCTAGGAACCACCAGTCACAACTGTGCCCTGTTCTCGTCTTCTCAGTAAATGGAAACTAGTGCTCACATTGGACACCAAGATAGAAAGCAGACATCCTTTGGTCCGTGCTGCTATGTGGAAATGTGATCTGAAACTCCCGAttcacccccagcccagcccactctTCAGAGGGGACAACCAAGGCCCTGACCCTCTCCAGACTCCTTTTTAAATCCTCGCTTCGGGTTCTGCATTTCTTGTGGCCTCCCATGTCCATTTTCCCTTTTGACCGGCATGTGACAGCCGTTCAGATCCCCAAGGGATTAGAGGTGGCATCCCAGATCACAGCCTCTGAGAGCCAACAGGGAGGTCAGGGTTGGTTTTGTCACATGAACACGAGCCCGGAGACGGGGTGACTGGGCAAGTCTGCACAGGGGTCAGTGACTCAGCCCAGCTCAGAGACCAGGCCTCCTGACCCCAAGCCAGAACTCGCTCCCAGTGCCCACACAGAAAAGCCCAGAAGCTGCTGGGATGCCTGGCTCAGGGTTCTCTCCCGGTGGCCTTTAAAAATAGGGAGATTGTATCTCTCCGGGGGTGGCTTCAGGGTGACCTGTAAAGGCCAGGTGGTCTCCAAGGTTACCGCTGAGATGAAGGTGCGCTGCAGAGGCCACAGCcgctccccttctccccagcacGTCCCCTCCTGGCCTGGCCAGGGGAACCAGGATTGTATGCCATGGtttgtggattttgttttctttcccaggttaCTCCTTTTTTAATGACCCTGAAGAGACCAAGGCTGCCATCAAAGACTGTAAGTAACCAAGTTCAAGCTGCCCGAGGCTGTGTCAAGGCTGCTGttgggcacatgggcttgatTGATGGTTCTTGTAGGACCACACTCACAGGCTGATAAGATGCAACGAGGAGAGGCTCAAGAAGACAGCGGGAGAACCATGGTGGATGGAGCAAGGGCTTGGGTCTGTGGCTTCCTCATCCTCCCCCAGACTCGGTTTCCTTGTCTATGAAATGGTGGGACCCTCACTGGGTCGTGATGAGTTCAAGTAACAGTGCGCACGAAGTGCCTGGCCTGTGCTCCAAATACTGGTACCCGTTAGCAATAACCATCACAATTACTAACCATTAGAGGCCTGTGGTTGGTAACGTCTACAAGGAATCTGAGCTCACTAAGTAGATCATGTTTGTAATTATAAGGTCATGGAGGATCTCACATGGCCCTGTTGATTCTGAAAATTAACCCTCATGGTTTCACTTCTGCAAATGGAGAAGGTTTACGAAAGGGAAGTGTggagctttcattttttaaaaatgatgatgatggctCGTAGTTAATGAGACTCATGCAAAGGTGctggcccggggcgggggggggggggacctggCAAACTAGTACAAAGTGGCATCCTGGGGCTTCAACCATTGTTCCCATCCATCTTCAATGGCTGTAAGATTAATAGCTATGGTCACCGTCTGTGAAACCCTTACTGTGTGCCCGGCATGGGGCTGGGCCGAATATTCTACATATGTGAACTTGTGTCATTCTCATCGTAACTTCACTAGGTAGTAATGTTACCCCCACTTGCATCTGAGGAACCTGGAGGTGCTGGAACCCACAAGCTACATGTCAACGCAGAGCTGAGATTCCGACTCATATCCTCAAAGTCTGTGCTCTTACATGCTGTGCTCTTCGCCACGTGCCTACAGGTtgcacgcacacgtgcacacacacagccttCTGTTCACTCCGCTGTCCAGTCAGTTGAGACCTAAGACTCAGGACTCCCCTGGGTCTGATCCCAGCTCCACGATGATTCAGAGAACAGAAGATTTTCAACTTAGTACCTGCCAAAGGGGCCCAGGCCTGACAAGCCAGGAGACCGTCAGAACCGGCCCAAGTGATGCACCTCAGCCCCTCTGCACGTGATCTCTCCTCTCCACGCCCTTCCCCAGCTGCGCCGCAGAAGCGCCAGAGAACAAAGCCTAAGTGCCTGGCTTTGCCACTGGGCGTTCCCTGCTCCTGGCACGGGGCGCAGGCTCTATGGCTGGACGACTAGTGTCACAGGGACGCGCGCGTGATGAGCTCGATTTAGAAACTGCCACGCCAGCCTCCATCCCAGCTTCTGGAGGACAGTGGACCATGATTTCAATCAACAACTGAGAATATATCCTTTGGCCGCAGTTTAACAGTCTCCAGTTTCAAGGCAACCAAACCTCTCCAAATCCCACAGACAGCAGAGAGCCTGGGCCAGGTCCCCACTCACCCTGCGCCGGCACAGCCCAGCTGCAGGGACACAGTGACGAGGAAGATGGTTGTGAGACTAGGAGCCACCCCAGCACACACGGGCCTCCGCAGAGAAGTTTGGGGGCGTCgtggtgctgctgctgccaccCGTGGCTGACCCTGGGGAGGTTTGCATTTGGGCACCTGCCTCACGTGGCCACGCACTGATGGCCTCAGCCcctctgcccccctgccccccacctccacccccagccaaAGAAGGCCTCCAGCCTAGCCGAGCTGTGACCACCTTCAAAGCCACCACTGAGAGCTAGGAGCAAATAGAATAGGATTGTTTATCTCTGGCAAGACCCACAAGGGGAAACTCCCACCGTTCCCATCACCCCACATCGGGCTGACCTATCCTGTGTGCAGCCTATCAAGCCAAATCTCTTCCATCCAAAGCACATtggagaaatcataaaaatttaaagggTGACTCTCTTGCTCCACTTCTTACCACTTTGGCATTTCAGTGAAAGCTTGTTGTCTAGTCACCGGTTAATAATTCACCTTTGTTTATCCCGACCGCTCCggttgttttctctcttcctaaaaGATGTTAAAACAATGGCCAGGTCTGCTCTGCAGGTGACGCCGCAGGGTGTGGCATTGGATCAGATGGGAGGGCAGAACCCTTTCTCGGTCTTGATCAACCTGCTCACCTGCGTTCACCTCTCTCCACCTGGcggcaacccccccccccaccgtcaGCTGATCTCACCTAAGCATTCATTGTAGTTTGGCCTTTACGCATGGGCCTGTTTTCCCACGTCAGTACAATTCCAGGCTATAACGTAGGAAAGGGTGAAGAGGCCGGAGGGACCCCAAAAATTGAAGTCACGCATGTCATACTTCATCCCCCTGAACGATGCGCTGCAGCTATTGGCACTGAGGACCCTGATGCGCACGTGATCTCAGCTCCGCGGTCAGGCAGGCACGTGACCCAGATGGTGCTCACCAAACATCACCAGGGCTCACTCCATCCCGCTCAAGCATCTTCTTGTTCGAGGGCTTTCTCCACGGGCTCTTATGACGCCTGCAACGTCACTCAGCACCTTCACCATCACCTCTAACCTCCCCCCCAGCTGCCTTCTCCTCCACAACATTTATCACCAGCTGAAGCAGCCCATGCTTATTCATTGGCTGTTCCTCACCACTTGGGTGTACATCCCCTGAGAGGAGAGACTGGGACCTGTTTCGTGCTGTCCATCCTGCACCCGCTACAGAAACTACACAGTGGCTCAGCACTCGTGAGCCTGTCAGTGAAGGGCCTCAGGGAGACACCCAGCCACTTGACACCTCtgttttcttatatgtaaaatggggagagTAAGAAATGCGTCACAAGGGTGGGTGAGATTGGGTGAGCACCTGGCAGTAGCAAACACTCAACACATTTAGTAAGTATTCATTGCGTGTCTCTTGACCCCCTGCCATGTAAGACATGCTGAAGCAGGAGGTGCGAACATCCGCTTCAGAATGGAACTGCTCCAGGTCCAAGTCCCGGCTCCACCTCTGTGGGTGAAATTCGTAAACTCTCTGGGCTTCGGTTTCCTCCTTAACAAACGGAAATAGCCAAAATACCACACTAATAAGGCCCTGTCAGGGATTCAATGAGATGCTGTATGTGAAGCCCTTACCAAGCGCTTTGCATTTAGTAAGTGCTCTATTAACATCAGCTGTTAGTACAGGCGAACAATTACAGTAGAGGTAGCGTGGGGCCAGTGCTGGGACACAGAGCAACATACAGGTGCTGTGGGACAGAGAAGGGCTTGAACCCAGAGTGTGAGTTCCGAGAAGACTTCCTGAAGAGGTTTTGTGAGAGTGGAGTCAGCTGGGTGGAAGTGGGGAGCAGGGAGCCTGTGCAAAGGCGCTGAGGCAGGAGAAAGTCACGCTCCATTGGGACCATCTGACCCAAGAAGGGGAAAGAAGTTGGGGAGCAGCAAGAGATAAGCCTGGAGACCAGGGTGGAGGTCCCTGTGTGAAAGGCTTGACTAACATGCCAGTTTCTGCCCTGGAGACCACAGGGCACCATTGCAGGATGTCACACCAGGGAGTGACAAGACCCACTGGCACTGAGACAGGCCACTCTGGGCAGCGGTGTGATGCACAGGACACCTTTCCCTCCCTGGACGACGTACTTATTCTGTTGTTCAGTAGTCAGAGCATCATGTCCCTACAGCAGGAATGGTGAGGAAAGTGCAGTACAGTTTGTGGCTGCTCTGcagcacttactgagcacctactacgtgcccaGCACTGCACTAGGCACTGGGGGGTCCACGTGGGAACACAAATCCCTGCCCTCTGGTGGGAAAAGTCAGCCAGTGAACAAAATAAGTAAGTAGGTAATACACTCCATGGTGATGACCATGACggccaaaaacaaaactagaacatGGAGTGTTGAGTATGGTGAGTGTGTGCAGTTCTAGCTCAGGCAGTCAGAGGAGGCCTCCCTGAGaaggtgaccttgagcaaagaTGGAGATGTGGGCATGAGCCCGTGGACATCCAAGGAAAGAGCACAGAGGGCAAAGGGAGCCAGTGCCCCGAGGTGGGATGTGCCCGTGAGTTTCGGAAAGAGcctggaggccagtgtggctggagcggAAGTGGGCAAGGGgatgtgggggcggggaggggggatcCGGTGCCACCTTTTGTTTTTCACTCATatacattttggggttttttaaatttttttttaactttttattttatattggagtattgttgattaacaatgtgttagtttcaggtgtacagcgaagtgattcagttatacatatacatgtatctattctttttcaaattcttctcccatttaggttgttacataagaTGGAACAATACGGGTGTCTGACTGTTACAGCCTGAGTTGTCATTGAACTTGGCATTGAGTTCACACCTTGCTTTCTGCTATTCGTAAACTCTACTCTCTTTGCTTTTACCTGCGTCCCTTCTAGTCTGTTCTCCACACACTAGCCAGagggatcttttaaaaaaatagatcttGTCAAAGTCCTAGTCTTTGCATTACTCTTTGAATAAAATCCCACATCCTTACCGTATGCCCACATGACCTGCCGGTAGCCCACTGCCCGAGCACTGTCACCTACTGCCACCCCTGGGCATCCTGCAGACCTGCCTGGTCAGTACCCTTGGCTTTGCATGcgctgctccttccctctggagACTCTCCCACCTCCCGACATCAGCTGAACGTGTCCCCTCCAGGAGGCCCACCCTGGCCACCCCATCCATCTACCGTGTGCTTTCGTCTGCCTTCATCCTCTATCTAATGCCTCCTTCCTTCATTACACTTACAACAATGGCGATTTGTGTTTTCCGGGTCCAATAATCCTGAACTTCCGCGTGAGCAGAGACcaggtctgtcttgttcactttCTGTCTTCAGCTCAGAGCCCGGAACCTGGCTCACAGTAGGGCCCTAAGTGTTGAACACGAGTGCTCCTTTAACCAAAGCACCCAGCATGAGGTCTCCTACCACAAAGGTGTCCGATTAATAGTTGCTCATTTGGTGTGATTTGAGGTCAGAATGTGGCCTCTAGAACCCTTCCTACATCTGTAAATCACTCTGTTGCAGGCACTGATTCCAGTTGCTTGAAAACAAGTGGCATCAAAAGTCAAGACTGTCACAGTCATAGTCGAACAAGTAAGTGTAAGACATGCCATTTGTCATTCCTAATTTCTTAAAACCACCCACGAGACAAAGTACCCTACTTTAATGAGCTTTGAAACTCAGTGTTTGAGTGGGACCTGTCATTTCCGAGAAATCAGAGCAGAGAAATTGGTGATTACTTTCATAAGTGTTAACAAAATCcagcttctttcttttcacttggAAATGGTATTAGGAGAATTAAGATAAAGAAATGTTCTAAGTGTGTTGAATTTCTGATTAAGAGTTTGTTTCTCCTGGTCTACTGTGGGTACTTCTCACTGAAGTACTCCTGGGTGGTAGCAAAGAAACCCCATGAGCTGGCCATTCTGTTAGCTTTCCCAGCACTAAGACAGATCTACCCAGGAGAGTCAAGCCTGCTAGGCTTGGTTCTAACCATGTTATAGGTATTAAATCATACTCCTCTTACCTGTGCTTACTAACCCATCTTAGAAGATAACTGGAGAGATTTGGTTTCTGAGCTAGAAGAGGTGAATTCAGGACCCAAGCCCAGCCAGTCAGGCTCCAGAGCCGGTCTTCACTATGATACAATGGAACAAGAGAAATACCAGTTTTTCGTGAAAAACACAGCTGTCGGATTAGTCCCGCCAGACAGTTGTAACTATGGGAATCTCAGGGCAACCCTACTCTTTggcagaaagaagaatgaaaacatcACTCGACTGCCATTTCATTAATTCCGTAAGAGTTGGTCGGGAGTTCCACAGAGCCGAGAAGTTTCCTGAGCCAGTGTTGCTGGTCGACATAAATTGGGTGTCTCCGTTTTGTATTGCTTTAGTAGAAGAGGACGTTTCACAGCTCAGGGAGGTTCCAAGTCGAGTGCTCGGTCATAATTTTGGGAAATAACTCCACAAAGGAGCAATTCTCATGGGTTCATGAGAAGCTGTACAACTCTTcgatgttttttttaatttttaactaacttttttcttccttccctgaaggcctccagaGTTCTCATCTATGGGAATTTGTGCGAGACCTGCTTCTATCTCCTGAGGAAAACTGTGGCATTCTGGAATGGGAAGATAGGGAACAAGGTATTTTTCGCGTGGTTAAATCAGAAGCCCTGGCGAAGATGTGgggacaaaggaagaaaaatgacagAATGACGTATGAAAAGTTGAGCAGAGCTCTGAGGTAAGTGAATAGCACGAAATGCCATGAGCCTTCAAGCAGAGTTATATAAAATGGCCAGCTGTAGAAAATTAAACTGTTTTTGCAGCTTTTTACTTGATAACCAAAAGGTCATGAGACAACACTTTGGCTCTTAGTTACAGGTGGGATTAGGGTTTGTAAACTGACACGCCACCCTTTCCACTCTTGGCAGTGTTCCTTGGGGATCACTCTGAAGCCAggccatcacacacacacacacacacacacacacacacaccccaacatgTTTTGAACCAAATGTGGTGAGGTTCAGTCTTCAAGATGTCTGGGAAAGGTTTAAGTGTAAGTTGATAAGAGGGTGTGAAAATACCAGGGTAACCAAAGACCAGCCTCGTCACTTGAGAGGAATGAGGAGAGTGTTTATGTTCTGTTGTTTTCCCGGGGTGTGAACCCTCCCCCACATTTCTCTTCTGCTGTCTTTCACAGGTACTACTATAAAACGGGAATTTTGGAACGGGTCGACAGAAGATTAGTATACAAATTTGGAAAAAACGCACACGGGTGGCAGGAAGACAAGCCATGATCTGCTCCATCATCAAGCTCATTTCatggatttctgtcttttaaaacaaTAGGTTGCAATAGAcattgaaagttatttttttttaaagcctgaaaACGTGCTGATAAAATTTCTCCACATCTCAGCTTACACTTTGATTCAGAGTTGTTGGTGTATACTGGGGGGTTGATGACAGCAACCcttaagaaattttcttttttttacccgaggggaggaggggatgacCTTTTGTGGTACCCTGACCAAACATCACTTCCCTAACGAAGAGTTGCAGAACCACAACGCCCAGCGCCATTGGTGCTGCTCAGAGGAGAAGGACCAATTCTGCCGTTAGAGGCTCATCTGGTGCTCCCATTCCAAAGGCTCAAAAGTTTCCACATAGTTAACTGTGGCAGCTCACAGAGTGAAAACAAGTGATTAGTTTGTAGTTAATATTGTAGAAGGGGGTGAGATGTAGGTAAGACAAACACACTGTAGATTTTGAATCATTAAAGTGAAATTCCATAGAAATGTGTCTTAATTAGTATGGGGGCTAAGCTGTCAAGCTGGTACGTAATTCGGTTTAGCATAGGTTAATAGTGAGTTTCTTAACCAGAACATCTTTCTGTCCACTCAGCAAAACACCCCCAGTCATCCTTCCAGAGTAACACACTTAAAATTAGGCACGTTCTTAATTCTTGCTGAGTTTATTCCCCCTCTTCTCCTAGGTGGGTGGCATCAGATGTGCAAAGAGTTAGTTGACAGACATTTGCATTAATTTCCAAACCACTGCTGTTTCTGTGATTCAAGCTGTCAACacaataaaactgtatttcattGATTCTGTTTGTGGGCAAGACGTTAAACCTTCACAGAACTGGGAATGTCTTGACGGCTCTGTAATGGCCATTTGAATTATGAGTCTCTCTTTGTCTCCTGACCTGATGTGTACGCATATTTCCTTGACAAAAATAGTGACCGTGGAGTCACACCAGTGAATGTTCACGGGTTAAAGTCTGCACTGACGTTTTCTCATCAGTCACTGGTAGGTGAGCCATTAGAGATCTCCAACTAGGTGGACTgccccaggactccttccccagAGCAGGAAGCTTCGTGTGACGAGGCGCTGAACCACAATACAGGCTGAGGGCCTTCACCTTAGAGTTTCATGTCAAAagtaacttgtttttaaaaatgttaatgactGTAAAATAGCCTATTTTTTGGATTCATGTGTTTTCCAGGTGGATACAGTTTGTAAAcaatgtgaataaaatatttaacatgctACACTGTCTCTGTATTGTTCAATTTTCAGCAAGGCCAACTCCGCAAACATTGACCGAGTTTGATGACAAACCTTTGATGACCCTTCCATTTTCTAGCATTTAGGACATGGAGGTTCCTAGAGAGCCCCGAAAGATACAAGAAATATATGGCGTGATCCTCCCCACCAGCTCTCCATCC
The genomic region above belongs to Hippopotamus amphibius kiboko isolate mHipAmp2 chromosome 9, mHipAmp2.hap2, whole genome shotgun sequence and contains:
- the ELF5 gene encoding ETS-related transcription factor Elf-5 isoform X3 encodes the protein MLDSVTHSTFLPNTSFCDPLMSWTDLFGNEEYYPAFEHQTACDSYWTSVHPEYWTKRHVWEWLQFCCDQYKLDANCISFCHFNISGLQLCSMTQEEFIEAAGVCGEYLYFILQNIRSQGYSFFNDPEETKAAIKDCTDSSCLKTSGIKSQDCHSHSRTSLQSSHLWEFVRDLLLSPEENCGILEWEDREQGIFRVVKSEALAKMWGQRKKNDRMTYEKLSRALRYYYKTGILERVDRRLVYKFGKNAHGWQEDKP
- the ELF5 gene encoding ETS-related transcription factor Elf-5 isoform X1, with amino-acid sequence MTTSEEQRPAQPGGTSEQRVMLDSVTHSTFLPNTSFCDPLMSWTDLFGNEEYYPAFEHQTACDSYWTSVHPEYWTKRHVWEWLQFCCDQYKLDANCISFCHFNISGLQLCSMTQEEFIEAAGVCGEYLYFILQNIRSQGYSFFNDPEETKAAIKDCTDSSCLKTSGIKSQDCHSHSRTSLQSSHLWEFVRDLLLSPEENCGILEWEDREQGIFRVVKSEALAKMWGQRKKNDRMTYEKLSRALRYYYKTGILERVDRRLVYKFGKNAHGWQEDKP